The following proteins are encoded in a genomic region of Brachypodium distachyon strain Bd21 chromosome 1, Brachypodium_distachyon_v3.0, whole genome shotgun sequence:
- the LOC100830377 gene encoding aspartic proteinase nepenthesin-1 encodes MKAISVLQLLPYDLFLALSSASTPAAPAVRADLTHVDSGRGFTSRELLRRLATRSRARASRLYSSSSSSSSARPAGAGSHAVTAPLARGTVGDADIDSEYLIHLSIGTPRPQRVALTLDTGSDLVWTQCACHVCFAQPFPTFDALASQTTLAVPCSDPICTSGKYPLSGCTFNDNTCFYLYDYADKSITSGRIVEDTFTFRSPQGNNGSKAHAGVAVPNVRFGCGQYNKGIFKSNESGIAGFSRGPMSLPSQLKVARFSHCFTAIADARTSPVFLGGAPGPDNLGAHATGPVQSTPFANSNGSLYYLTLKGITVGKTRLPLNALAFAGKGTGSGSGGTIIDSGTGIRTLPGPMYRSLRAAFVARVKLPVANESAADAESTLCFEAARCRGAPSAIP; translated from the coding sequence ATGAAGGCCATTTCAGTGTTGCAGCTTCTCCCCTACGACCTCTTCCTCGCGCTCTCGTCCGCCTCGACGccggccgcccccgccgtGCGCGCCGACCTTACGCACGTCGACAGCGGCCGCGGCTTCACCAGCCGCGAGCTGCTCCGCCGCTTGGCCACCCGGTCTCGAGCCCGCGCGTCCCGCCTCtactcctcttcctcatcatcatcatccgctcgcccggccggcgccggaagCCACGCGGTGACCGCGCCCTTGGCCCGCGGCACGGTGGGCGACGCCGACATCGACTCCGAGTACCTGATCCACTTGAGCATCGGCACCCCGCGGCCGCAGCGCGTGGCGCTGACCCTGGACACGGGCAGCGACCTCGTCTGGACGCAGTGCGCGTGCCACGTCTGCTTCGCCCAGCCGTTCCCGACGTTCGACGCGCTGGCCTCGCAAACCACCCTCGCCGTCCCGTGCTCCGACCCAATCTGCACCAGCGGGAAGTACCCTCTCTCCGGGTGCACCTTCAACGACAACACCTGCTTCTACCTCTACGACTACGCCGACAAGTCCATCACCTCCGGCAGGATCGTCGAGGACACCTTCACCTTCAGATCCCCCCAGGGCAACAACGGCAGCAAGGCCCACGCCGGCGTGGCCGTGCCGAACGTGCGGTTCGGCTGTGGGCAGTATAACAAGGGGATCTTCAAGTCGAACGAGTCCGGCATAGCGGGCTTCAGCCGCGGCCCGATGTCGCTCCCGTCGCAGCTCAAGGTGGCTCGCTTCTCGCACTGCTTCACGGCCATCGCGGACGCCAGGACCAGCCCGGTGTTCCTGGGCGGCGCGCCGGGTCCGGACAACCTGGGAGCGCACGCCACGGGGCCGGTCCAATCCACGCCGTTCGCGAACTCCAACGGCTCGCTCTACTACCTCACCCTCAAAGGCATCACCGTGGGGAAGACGAGGCTGCCTCTCAACGCGTTGGCGTTCGCGGGCAAGGGGACAGGCTCCGGCTCCGGGGGCACGATCATCGACTCTGGCACCGGCATCCGGACGCTCCCGGGCCCCATGTACCGGAGCCTCCGGGCGGCGTTCGTGGCGCGGGTGAAGCTGCCCGTGGCCAACGAAtcggccgccgacgccgagagCACGCTGTGCTTCGAGGCCGCCCGCTGTCGAGGGGCTCCCTCGGCAATACCCTGA